In Nonomuraea sp. NBC_00507, the following are encoded in one genomic region:
- a CDS encoding AAA family ATPase: MFVGRTAELALLRAELRAAGGGRARRVVVEGPEGIGKTALVRHTLGGEAGVRVSAAGGEEGSGGSPSVC, from the coding sequence ATGTTCGTCGGCAGGACGGCGGAGCTCGCCCTGCTGCGCGCCGAGCTGCGCGCGGCGGGCGGGGGCCGCGCCAGGAGGGTCGTGGTCGAGGGACCTGAGGGGATCGGCAAGACCGCCCTGGTCCGCCACACGCTCGGCGGGGAGGCGGGCGTGCGGGTGTCGGCCGCCGGCGGTGAGGAGGGGAGCGGTGGCTCGCCCTCGGTGTGCTAA
- a CDS encoding protein phosphatase 2C domain-containing protein — MFAEVTYATRPGSADRPNEDLVIAGPSWIVVLDGATAAAGVDSGCVHDVTWLVARLGGALAARLAADGDTPLAGVLERAIEETVAAHGGGCDLGNPDSPSATVAMVRIGRERVEYLVLGDSPVVLARAGGGVAVVADDRLERLPGGRPYTVELVRRMRNAPGGFWVAAARPEAAAQGVGGAVDVREVRGVGVCTDGVARLVDWYGWNWDDIVAVLDGEGPDAVIGAVRGLEEARGPVRGKRHDDASVAWGRLRPAPG, encoded by the coding sequence ATGTTCGCGGAGGTCACCTACGCCACCCGTCCCGGCTCGGCCGACCGGCCCAACGAGGATCTGGTGATCGCCGGGCCGTCCTGGATCGTCGTGCTCGACGGGGCCACGGCGGCGGCCGGGGTGGACAGCGGCTGCGTGCACGACGTGACCTGGCTGGTGGCGCGGCTCGGCGGGGCACTGGCGGCGCGGCTGGCCGCGGACGGTGACACGCCGCTGGCCGGGGTGCTGGAGCGGGCCATCGAGGAGACGGTGGCGGCGCACGGCGGCGGGTGCGATCTGGGCAACCCGGATTCGCCGTCCGCCACGGTGGCCATGGTGCGGATCGGGCGGGAGCGGGTGGAATACCTCGTGCTGGGCGATTCGCCGGTCGTCCTCGCGCGGGCGGGTGGCGGGGTCGCAGTGGTGGCCGATGATCGGCTGGAGCGGCTGCCGGGCGGGCGGCCGTACACGGTGGAGCTGGTGCGGCGGATGCGGAACGCGCCGGGCGGCTTCTGGGTTGCCGCCGCGCGGCCCGAGGCGGCCGCCCAGGGCGTGGGCGGGGCGGTGGACGTACGGGAGGTGCGAGGGGTCGGGGTGTGCACCGACGGGGTGGCCCGGCTCGTCGACTGGTACGGCTGGAACTGGGACGACATCGTGGCCGTGCTGGACGGCGAGGGGCCGGATGCGGTGATCGGGGCCGTGCGGGGGCTGGAGGAGGCGCGTGGGCCGGTCCGGGGGAAGCGGCACGACGACGCCTCCGTGGCGTGGGGGCGTTTGCGGCCTGCTCCGGGCTGA
- a CDS encoding DUF6968 family protein yields the protein MTMTYELGDVVAERQLEAVAEDGARTPVTVRIGRPRPDRLSSHGDWCCPHQIAGLGEERAGAAFGVDSLQALLLSVYKLRLELSRRAQDARVRLDWLDQPDLGLKVDPEVHKLLE from the coding sequence ATGACGATGACCTACGAGCTCGGCGACGTCGTGGCCGAGCGGCAGCTGGAGGCCGTCGCCGAGGACGGCGCCCGTACGCCCGTGACGGTACGGATCGGCAGGCCGAGGCCGGACCGGCTCAGCTCACACGGGGATTGGTGCTGCCCCCATCAGATCGCAGGGCTGGGCGAGGAGCGGGCCGGGGCGGCCTTCGGGGTCGACTCCCTGCAGGCGTTGCTGCTGAGCGTTTACAAGCTGCGGCTGGAGCTGTCCCGGCGCGCGCAGGACGCGCGGGTCCGGCTGGACTGGCTGGACCAGCCGGACCTCGGCCTGAAGGTGGACCCGGAGGTCCACAAGCTCCTCGAGTGA
- a CDS encoding M24 family metallopeptidase: MTSSDLYPVSRLAAVQEATAKSGLDALLLTPGPDLRYVSGYDAKPLERLTCLVVPAAGEPFMMVPRLELPAAEASPASRLGLEFVAWDETDDPYAIAAARLGQAGKVGLADRMWAMSSLRFREVLPDAEQVLAGSVLRQLRMRKSPAEVAALCEAGEAIDAVHRRVPEFLRAGRSERDVARDIAEAILAAGHATVDFVIVASGPNGASPHHDVSDRVIQKGEPVVVDIGGQLHSGYCSDSTRTYSVGEPPAEFSAYYEVLRRAQDAACAAVRPGVSCESVDAAAREVIAEAGYGDYFIHRTGHGIGIETHEEPYIVAGNGEPLEPGFAFSVEPGIYLPGRHGARIEDIVVCTDSGGERLNNTPRELVIV, translated from the coding sequence GTGACGTCCTCAGACCTGTATCCCGTGTCCCGTCTGGCCGCCGTGCAGGAGGCCACCGCCAAGAGCGGCCTTGACGCCCTGCTGCTCACGCCAGGGCCCGATCTGCGCTATGTGAGCGGCTATGACGCCAAGCCGCTGGAGCGGCTGACGTGCCTGGTGGTGCCCGCGGCGGGGGAGCCGTTCATGATGGTGCCCCGGCTGGAGCTGCCTGCCGCCGAGGCCTCGCCCGCATCGCGGCTCGGGCTGGAGTTCGTGGCCTGGGACGAGACCGACGACCCCTATGCGATCGCGGCGGCCCGGCTGGGGCAGGCCGGCAAGGTCGGGCTGGCCGACCGGATGTGGGCCATGTCGTCGCTGCGCTTCCGCGAGGTGCTGCCGGACGCCGAGCAGGTGCTGGCCGGGAGTGTGCTGCGGCAGTTGCGGATGCGCAAGTCCCCGGCCGAGGTGGCGGCGCTGTGCGAGGCGGGGGAGGCGATCGACGCCGTCCACCGGCGGGTCCCCGAGTTTCTGCGCGCCGGGCGGAGCGAGCGCGACGTGGCCAGGGACATCGCCGAGGCGATCCTGGCGGCCGGGCACGCGACGGTCGACTTCGTGATCGTCGCCTCCGGCCCCAACGGGGCCAGCCCGCACCACGACGTGTCCGACCGGGTGATCCAGAAAGGCGAGCCGGTGGTGGTCGACATCGGCGGCCAGCTGCACAGCGGCTACTGCTCCGACTCCACCCGCACCTACAGCGTGGGCGAGCCGCCCGCCGAGTTCAGCGCCTACTACGAGGTGCTGCGCCGCGCCCAGGATGCGGCGTGCGCGGCGGTGCGGCCGGGCGTCTCGTGCGAGTCGGTCGACGCGGCCGCCCGCGAGGTGATCGCCGAGGCCGGATACGGCGACTACTTCATCCACCGGACCGGGCACGGGATCGGGATCGAGACGCACGAGGAGCCCTACATCGTGGCCGGCAACGGGGAGCCGCTGGAGCCCGGCTTCGCCTTCTCCGTCGAGCCGGGCATCTACCTGCCGGGGCGGCACGGGGCCAGGATCGAGGACATCGTCGTGTGCACCGACAGCGGAGGTGAGCGGCTCAACAACACGCCGCGCGAGCTCGTGATCGTGTAA